The Chryseobacterium oranimense genome contains the following window.
CTTTTTTCAGTTTTACTTTTTGTAATACCCCTTTATTTCTACATTTTGAGCCATTTCTTCTTCAGCATTTTCCATCTTTTATCATTGATGGCTTTCTGTTCTTCTTTTGAAATTTTAAGCTCAAGTTGATCAGTTTTACAGGTTTCGTAGGCTTTGATGATTTTAAAGAAAAAGGGAACGGATCTGCTTTTTGCCGCTTCTTTTGAAGAGGCAACGTAGGTCAGAAAACGATTCAGTCCTAAAAAGTAAAAATATCTGCCGTAGTAATCTGCAGGCCTTATGGTATAGTCTGCTCCTTTTACTTTGATCAGTTTCACATGCAGTTCAGGAAGGACAATTTCTTTCCAGCCAAGGTTTTCCAGCAAAATGGAATCTATATTATCCCAGCCCAGGGTTTCCCTTAATCCTCCGATCTGAACAAAACATTCTTTACGATAAGCTTTCAGAGGTCCCCGCACATGATGTTTGTTTGAATTCCCTTCATACACCCAGCTCCCCTCTTTTTCTACGTACAGCAAACCACCAACAAGTCCATATTCAGGGTTGTTTTTAAAAGCATCCTGTATTGTTTCCAGATAATTTTCAGGCAGGATGATATCGGCATCAAATTTACAGATGATATCAAATTCGTCTGTATTTTGTGTTCTCAGTCCGTTTTTGAATGCATTTACGACCTTGGATCCCGGCTGGTGGGCAGAT
Protein-coding sequences here:
- a CDS encoding glycosyltransferase — encoded protein: MRFLIIIPAHNEEENLPFTLDSLQQQSFKDFKTVVVNDGSTDQTQEIIRKYTENDSRFETVDLQKSAHQPGSKVVNAFKNGLRTQNTDEFDIICKFDADIILPENYLETIQDAFKNNPEYGLVGGLLYVEKEGSWVYEGNSNKHHVRGPLKAYRKECFVQIGGLRETLGWDNIDSILLENLGWKEIVLPELHVKLIKVKGADYTIRPADYYGRYFYFLGLNRFLTYVASSKEAAKSRSVPFFFKIIKAYETCKTDQLELKISKEEQKAINDKRWKMLKKKWLKM